The following are from one region of the Cucurbita pepo subsp. pepo cultivar mu-cu-16 unplaced genomic scaffold, ASM280686v2 Cp4.1_scaffold000126, whole genome shotgun sequence genome:
- the LOC111783900 gene encoding beta-galactosidase 7-like produces MGTLKQLHDLVKSMEEVLTYGDVNHTEYGHLTTATSYTYKGKSSCFFGNAENDDRNITYGNKTYKVRGWSVSILPDCETEVYNTAEVNTQTTIREKVSSCVGNFKEPMQWQWRDEKIEFISREGEVSDCVMTANHLLDKKVLTNDSSDYLCFHLTGSDPLFGKDVKLRVKTSGHILHAFLNGRYIGSQHAQKDKYSFVFEKKIDDLLYGFNQISLLSATVGLPNYGAHFENTDVGVHGPVELIADGETIRDLSSNEWYYKVGLDGEKSEFFNPNCELREPWNYGNLPLNQSFVWYKTNFQTPFGSEAVIVDLMGMGKGHAWVNGLSIGRYWPSYLSSENGCSSNCDFRGAYSDGKCATNCGKPTQRWYHIPRSYLNYGEENTLILFEEFGGSPLDIDIQTTRVKKVCAMPYAGSTLELSCHDRTIYDINFVSFGNPDGTCDNFQKGSCESSTALSVIEKACLGQRECSIEVSENNLGSTGCKQSNRLAVQVAWERIMRSVDGHRAVLHGGGCKDAECDSGCKAEFNEKAIGLCFFIRAPSDTCACIFPCTP; encoded by the exons ATGGGGACTTTGAAGCAACTTCATGATCTTGTGAAGTCTATGGAGGAAGTTTTGACCTATGGTGATGTCAATCACACTGAATACGGTCATTTGACAACG GCAACAAGTTATACCTATAAGGGGAAATCAAGTTGCTTCTTTGGAAATGCAGAAAATGATGACAGAAATATCACCTATGGGAACAAAACCTACAAAGTTCGTGGTTGGTCTGTCAGCATTCTTCCTGACTGCGAAACTGAAGTTTACAACACAGCCGAG GTAAATACTCAAACAACAATAAGGGAGAAGGTTTCAAGCTGCGTGGGAAACTTCAAAGAGCCAATGCAATGGCAATGGAGAGACGAGAAAATAGAATTCATATCACGTGAAGGTGAAGTTAGTGATTGTGTGATGACCGCCAATCACCTTCTTGACAAAAAGGTTCTCACAAATGATTCCAGTGATTACTTGTG CTTCCATCTTACTGGATCTGATCCACTTTTTGGCAAGGATGTAAAACTACGTGTTAAGACCAGTGGCCACATACTTCATGCATTCTTGAACGGGAGATATATTG GCTCACAACATGCTCAAAAGGACAAATATAGTTTCgtatttgagaagaaaatcgATGATCTACTGTATGGATTCAACCAAATTTCTCTACTAAGTGCCACAGTTGGATTGCCG AATTATGGGGCACACTTTGAGAATACTGATGTAGGAGTTCATGGCCCGGTTGAATTGATTGCTGATGGAGAAACAATAAGAGATTTGTCCAGCAATGAGTGGTATTACAAGGTTGGTTTGGATGGTGAAAAGTCTGAGTTTTTCAATCCCAATTGTGAATTAAGGGAACCCTGGAACTATGGCAATCTTCCATTGAATCAAAGTTTCGTTTGGTATAAG ACCAATTTCCAAACTCCCTTCGGAAGTGAAGCAGTGATAGTGGATTTGATGGGCATGGGGAAGGGCCATGCTTGGGTTAATGGACTAAGCATCGGAAGGTATTGGCCAAGTTATCTTTCGAGTGAGAATGGCTGCTCTTCAAACTGTGACTTTCGTGGGGCTTACTCTGATGGCAAGTGTGCCACTAACTGTGGAAAGCCTACTCAAAGATG gTACCATATCCCAAGATCTTACCTGAATTATGGGGAAGAGAACACACTGATTTTATTCGAAGAGTTTGGTGGGTCGCCATTGGATATAGATATCCAAACAACGAGGGTGAAAAAGGTATGTGCAATGCCTTATGCAGGAAGCACGTTGGAGCTATCGTGCCATGATCGAACCATCTATGATATCAATTTTGTGAGCTTTGGGAACCCCGATGGCACTTGTGACAATTTCCAAAAGGGTTCTTGCGAGTCCTCCACTGCCTTATCAGTCATCGAGAAG GCATGTCTTGGACAAAGGGAATGCTCGATTGAAGTTTCAGAAAACAATCTTGGATCAACTGGTTGCAAGCAAAGTAATCGGCTTGCCGTTCAAGTTGCTT GGGAAAGGATAATGAGAAGCGTTGATGGGCACCGCGCGGTGTTGCATGGCGGAGGGTGCAAAGATGCGGAGTGCGACAGTGGCTGCAAAGCTGAGTTCAATGAGAAGGCTATTGGACTTTGCTTTTTCATAAGAGCACCAAGCGATACCTGTGCCTGTATCTTTCCTTGTACACCTTGA
- the LOC111783899 gene encoding germin-like protein subfamily 1 member 13 translates to MKLGAVVCSSAIFLFILHATICAWGYDPSPLQDFCVAIHDPNHYNSAVFVNGKFCKDPKLVKAEDFLFQGLNIPGNTNNKQGSNVTLINVDRIPGLNTLGISLARIDYAPYGLNPPHTHPRGTEILVVVEGSLLVGFVTSNPDNKLFTKVLYEGDVFVFPIGLIHFQFNVGHGPALAFAGLSSQNPGTITIANAVFGSKPPISLDVLTKAFQVDEKVIEALQMQFE, encoded by the exons ATGAAGTTGGGCGCTGTGGTTTGTTCTTCAGCCATCTTTCTGTTCATTCTGCATGCAACAATCTGTGCTTGGGGTTATGATCCAAGTCCTCTTCAAGACTTTTGTGTAGCCATTCATGATCCTAATCACTACAACTCTGCTG TATTTGTGAACGGGAAGTTCTGCAAGGACCCGAAGCTAGTGAAAGCCGAAGACTTCTTATTCCAAGGACTCAACATTCCCGGAAACACAAATAATAAACAAGGCTCAAACGTGACTCTAATAAACGTCGACCGAATCCCTGGACTAAACACCCTCGGCATCTCTTTAGCTCGTATCGACTACGCTCCATACGGGTTAAACCCACCTCACACGCACCCACGAGGCACCGAAATTCTCGTGGTCGTGGAAGGCAGCCTCCTAGTCGGGTTCGTGACGTCGAATCCAGACAACAAACTCTTCACCAAAGTGCTATACGAAGGAGATGTGTTTGTGTTCCCCATTGGCCTCATTCACTTCCAATTCAACGTAGGACATGGCCCAGCCCTTGCCTTCGCTGGCCTCAGCAGCCAAAACCCAGGCACCATCACCATTGCCAACGCTGTGTTTGGGTCTAAGCCGCCCATCTCGCTTGATGTTCTCACCAAGGCCTTCCAAGTTGACGAGAAGGTCATTGAGGCCCTCCAGATGCAGTTTGAGTAG
- the LOC111783901 gene encoding sterol 3-beta-glucosyltransferase UGT80A2-like isoform X1 — protein sequence MEHLETAPQSPPINPLPNSMHRLEITPQSPHSSSSRSSDASLSTDSDGDGDGDGDGHCDLIFSSSGNTDRSSSGDNTQSESSVGWELDSSSQLTKRQSHAFNHLFPHIFDEKVSLRKKLKLLKKVATVQEDGTVQMEVPEGIQSENFHFETGIMHDGAVEDEPLDVPFTPPLQIVMLIVGTRGDVQPFVAIGKRLQEYGHRVRLATHANFKDFVLSTGLEFFPLGGDAKVLADYMVKNKGFLPSGPSEIHTQRNHLKDIIFSLLPACQDDDPESKIPFKADAIIANPPAYGHTQVAEALRLPLHVFFTMPWTPTSDFPHPLANVKHHMGNRLSYNVVDTLIWLGIRDIINSFRRKKLKLRRISYLTGQYSSLPEVPYGYIWSPHLIPKPKDWGPKIDVVGFCFLDLASNYQPPSSLVEWLEAGEKPIYIGFGSLPVEQPQEMTQIIVEALNITGRRGIINKGWGGLGNLAEPKEFVYVLDNCPHDWLFPRCMAVVHHGGAGTTAAGLKAACPTTIVPIFGDQQFWGDRVHARGLGPPPIPIAEFSLENLIDAINFMLEPKVKQRAVELSKAIGSEDGVEGAVKAFHKHFHQSRSLIVSNTKRGFSVRRLLHMS from the exons ATGGAGCACTTGGAAACCGCCCCACAATCTCCCCCGATCAATCCCCTACCAAATTCCATGCACCGCTTGGAAATCACCCCACAATCTCCCCATTCTTCTTCCAGTCGTTCCAGTGATGCCTCTTTATCCACGGACTCGGACGGCGATGGCGATGGCGATGGCGACGGCCACTGTGAtctcattttctcttcttcgg GAAATACTGACAGGAGTTCATCTGGAGATAATACTCAAAGTGAATCATCAGTGGGTTGGGAATTGGATTCTTCAAGTCAGCTTACCAAGAGACAGAGTCATGCATTCAATCACTTATTTCCACATATTTTTGATGAAAAAGTTTCTCTCAGGAAGAAG CTCAAGTTGTTGAAAAAGGTTGCCACAGTTCAGGAAGATGGAACTGTGCAAATGGAAGTTCCAGAAGGCATTCAATCGGAAAACTTCCATTTTGAAACTGGTATTATGCATGATGGAGCTGTAGAAGATGAACCCCTAGACGTTCCATTCACACCCCCACTACAAATTGTGATGCTCATAGTTGGTACAAGAGGGGATGTACAACCTTTCGTTGCCATTGGGAAGCGATTGCAG GAGTATGGCCATAGAGTTAGATTGGCAACTCAtgcaaattttaaagattttgtaCTCTCTACTGGACTGGAGTTCTTTCCTTTAGGAGGAGATGCTAAAGTTCTTGCAGATT ATATGGTTAAGAACAAAGGATTCCTTCCATCTGGACCTTCGGAGATACATACCCAACGAAATCATTTGAAGgatattattttctcattGCTTCCTGCATGCCAGGATGACGATCCAGAATCTAAAATTCCATTTAAAGCAGATGCAATAATTGCTAATCCCCCTGCATATG GTCATACTCAAGTTGCTGAGGCGTTGAGATTACCACTTCATGTCTTTTTCACAATGCCATGGAC GCCCACCAGTGATTTTCCTCATCCTCTAGCCAACGTCAAGCATCATATGGGAAATAGG TTGTCGTATAACGTAGTTGATACTCTAATTTGGCTCGGAATTCGTGACATTATAAATAGCTTCAGGAGGAAGAAGTTGAAACTGAGACGAATATCCTATCTTACTGGACAGTACAGCAGTCTTCCGGAGGTGCCTTATGGTTATATATGGAGTCCTCACCTTATTCCAAAGCCCAAAG ATTGGGGGCCTAAAATTGATGTAGTTGGATTTTGTTTCCTTGACCTTGCTTCAAATTATCAACCGCCAAGTTCCCTTGTGGAATGGTTAGAAGCTGGTGAAAAGCCCATTTATATTGGATTTGGCAGCCTT CCTGTTGAACAACCACAAGAAATGACACAGATCATAGTTGAAGCTCTGAACATTACAGGAAGGAGAGGAATAATCAATAAAGGCTGGGGTGGTCTTGGAAACT TGGCAGAGCCAAAAGAGTTCGTGTACGTGCTGGATAACTGTCCTCACGATTGGCTATTTCCGAGATGCATGGCTGTG GTACACCATGGGGGTGCTGGAACAACTGCAGCTGGTCTCAAAGCTGCT tGTCCAACAACAATTGTGCCGATCTTCGGTGATCAGCAATTTTGGGGAGACCGTGTGCATGCAAGGGGACTCGGTCCCCCGCCTATCCCAATAGCTGAGTTTTCgcttgaaaatttgattgatgCCATAAACTTTATGCTTGAACCCAAG GTAAAACAGAGGGCTGTGGAACTGTCGAAGGCCATAGGAAGCGAAGATGGCGTAGAAGGTGCAGTGAAGGCTTTCCAcaaacattttcatcaaagtaGATCTCTGATTGTCTCAAATACTAAACGTGGCTTTTCTGTTAGACGCCTTCTCCATATGTCTTGA
- the LOC111783901 gene encoding sterol 3-beta-glucosyltransferase UGT80A2-like isoform X2, with protein sequence MEHLETAPQSPPINPLPNSMHRLEITPQSPHSSSSRSSDASLSTDSDGDGDGDGDGHCDLIFSSSGNTDRSSSGDNTQSESSVGWELDSSSQLTKRQSHAFNHLFPHIFDEKVSLRKKLKLLKKVATVQEDGTVQMEVPEGIQSENFHFETGIMHDGAVEDEPLDVPFTPPLQIVMLIVGTRGDVQPFVAIGKRLQEYGHRVRLATHANFKDFVLSTGLEFFPLGGDAKVLADYMVKNKGFLPSGPSEIHTQRNHLKDIIFSLLPACQDDDPESKIPFKADAIIANPPAYGHTQVAEALRLPLHVFFTMPWTPTSDFPHPLANVKHHMGNRLSYNVVDTLIWLGIRDIINSFRRKKLKLRRISYLTGQYSSLPEVPYGYIWSPHLIPKPKDWGPKIDVVGFCFLDLASNYQPPSSLVEWLEAGEKPIYIGFGSLPVEQPQEMTQIIVEALNITGRRGIINKGWGGLGNLAEPKEFVYVLDNCPHDWLFPRCMAVVHHGGAGTTAAGLKAACPTTIVPIFGDQQFWGDRVHARGLGPPPIPIAEFSLENLIDAINFMLEPKVLPLEFESISAHIFERSPSCSSGPIET encoded by the exons ATGGAGCACTTGGAAACCGCCCCACAATCTCCCCCGATCAATCCCCTACCAAATTCCATGCACCGCTTGGAAATCACCCCACAATCTCCCCATTCTTCTTCCAGTCGTTCCAGTGATGCCTCTTTATCCACGGACTCGGACGGCGATGGCGATGGCGATGGCGACGGCCACTGTGAtctcattttctcttcttcgg GAAATACTGACAGGAGTTCATCTGGAGATAATACTCAAAGTGAATCATCAGTGGGTTGGGAATTGGATTCTTCAAGTCAGCTTACCAAGAGACAGAGTCATGCATTCAATCACTTATTTCCACATATTTTTGATGAAAAAGTTTCTCTCAGGAAGAAG CTCAAGTTGTTGAAAAAGGTTGCCACAGTTCAGGAAGATGGAACTGTGCAAATGGAAGTTCCAGAAGGCATTCAATCGGAAAACTTCCATTTTGAAACTGGTATTATGCATGATGGAGCTGTAGAAGATGAACCCCTAGACGTTCCATTCACACCCCCACTACAAATTGTGATGCTCATAGTTGGTACAAGAGGGGATGTACAACCTTTCGTTGCCATTGGGAAGCGATTGCAG GAGTATGGCCATAGAGTTAGATTGGCAACTCAtgcaaattttaaagattttgtaCTCTCTACTGGACTGGAGTTCTTTCCTTTAGGAGGAGATGCTAAAGTTCTTGCAGATT ATATGGTTAAGAACAAAGGATTCCTTCCATCTGGACCTTCGGAGATACATACCCAACGAAATCATTTGAAGgatattattttctcattGCTTCCTGCATGCCAGGATGACGATCCAGAATCTAAAATTCCATTTAAAGCAGATGCAATAATTGCTAATCCCCCTGCATATG GTCATACTCAAGTTGCTGAGGCGTTGAGATTACCACTTCATGTCTTTTTCACAATGCCATGGAC GCCCACCAGTGATTTTCCTCATCCTCTAGCCAACGTCAAGCATCATATGGGAAATAGG TTGTCGTATAACGTAGTTGATACTCTAATTTGGCTCGGAATTCGTGACATTATAAATAGCTTCAGGAGGAAGAAGTTGAAACTGAGACGAATATCCTATCTTACTGGACAGTACAGCAGTCTTCCGGAGGTGCCTTATGGTTATATATGGAGTCCTCACCTTATTCCAAAGCCCAAAG ATTGGGGGCCTAAAATTGATGTAGTTGGATTTTGTTTCCTTGACCTTGCTTCAAATTATCAACCGCCAAGTTCCCTTGTGGAATGGTTAGAAGCTGGTGAAAAGCCCATTTATATTGGATTTGGCAGCCTT CCTGTTGAACAACCACAAGAAATGACACAGATCATAGTTGAAGCTCTGAACATTACAGGAAGGAGAGGAATAATCAATAAAGGCTGGGGTGGTCTTGGAAACT TGGCAGAGCCAAAAGAGTTCGTGTACGTGCTGGATAACTGTCCTCACGATTGGCTATTTCCGAGATGCATGGCTGTG GTACACCATGGGGGTGCTGGAACAACTGCAGCTGGTCTCAAAGCTGCT tGTCCAACAACAATTGTGCCGATCTTCGGTGATCAGCAATTTTGGGGAGACCGTGTGCATGCAAGGGGACTCGGTCCCCCGCCTATCCCAATAGCTGAGTTTTCgcttgaaaatttgattgatgCCATAAACTTTATGCTTGAACCCAAGGTATT GCCTTTAGAATTCGAATCGATCAGTGCCCATATCTTTGAAAGGAGTCCCTCATGTTCATCTGGTCCCATAGAAACCTAA
- the LOC111783901 gene encoding sterol 3-beta-glucosyltransferase UGT80A2-like isoform X3, producing the protein MEVPEGIQSENFHFETGIMHDGAVEDEPLDVPFTPPLQIVMLIVGTRGDVQPFVAIGKRLQEYGHRVRLATHANFKDFVLSTGLEFFPLGGDAKVLADYMVKNKGFLPSGPSEIHTQRNHLKDIIFSLLPACQDDDPESKIPFKADAIIANPPAYGHTQVAEALRLPLHVFFTMPWTPTSDFPHPLANVKHHMGNRLSYNVVDTLIWLGIRDIINSFRRKKLKLRRISYLTGQYSSLPEVPYGYIWSPHLIPKPKDWGPKIDVVGFCFLDLASNYQPPSSLVEWLEAGEKPIYIGFGSLPVEQPQEMTQIIVEALNITGRRGIINKGWGGLGNLAEPKEFVYVLDNCPHDWLFPRCMAVVHHGGAGTTAAGLKAACPTTIVPIFGDQQFWGDRVHARGLGPPPIPIAEFSLENLIDAINFMLEPKVKQRAVELSKAIGSEDGVEGAVKAFHKHFHQSRSLIVSNTKRGFSVRRLLHMS; encoded by the exons ATGGAAGTTCCAGAAGGCATTCAATCGGAAAACTTCCATTTTGAAACTGGTATTATGCATGATGGAGCTGTAGAAGATGAACCCCTAGACGTTCCATTCACACCCCCACTACAAATTGTGATGCTCATAGTTGGTACAAGAGGGGATGTACAACCTTTCGTTGCCATTGGGAAGCGATTGCAG GAGTATGGCCATAGAGTTAGATTGGCAACTCAtgcaaattttaaagattttgtaCTCTCTACTGGACTGGAGTTCTTTCCTTTAGGAGGAGATGCTAAAGTTCTTGCAGATT ATATGGTTAAGAACAAAGGATTCCTTCCATCTGGACCTTCGGAGATACATACCCAACGAAATCATTTGAAGgatattattttctcattGCTTCCTGCATGCCAGGATGACGATCCAGAATCTAAAATTCCATTTAAAGCAGATGCAATAATTGCTAATCCCCCTGCATATG GTCATACTCAAGTTGCTGAGGCGTTGAGATTACCACTTCATGTCTTTTTCACAATGCCATGGAC GCCCACCAGTGATTTTCCTCATCCTCTAGCCAACGTCAAGCATCATATGGGAAATAGG TTGTCGTATAACGTAGTTGATACTCTAATTTGGCTCGGAATTCGTGACATTATAAATAGCTTCAGGAGGAAGAAGTTGAAACTGAGACGAATATCCTATCTTACTGGACAGTACAGCAGTCTTCCGGAGGTGCCTTATGGTTATATATGGAGTCCTCACCTTATTCCAAAGCCCAAAG ATTGGGGGCCTAAAATTGATGTAGTTGGATTTTGTTTCCTTGACCTTGCTTCAAATTATCAACCGCCAAGTTCCCTTGTGGAATGGTTAGAAGCTGGTGAAAAGCCCATTTATATTGGATTTGGCAGCCTT CCTGTTGAACAACCACAAGAAATGACACAGATCATAGTTGAAGCTCTGAACATTACAGGAAGGAGAGGAATAATCAATAAAGGCTGGGGTGGTCTTGGAAACT TGGCAGAGCCAAAAGAGTTCGTGTACGTGCTGGATAACTGTCCTCACGATTGGCTATTTCCGAGATGCATGGCTGTG GTACACCATGGGGGTGCTGGAACAACTGCAGCTGGTCTCAAAGCTGCT tGTCCAACAACAATTGTGCCGATCTTCGGTGATCAGCAATTTTGGGGAGACCGTGTGCATGCAAGGGGACTCGGTCCCCCGCCTATCCCAATAGCTGAGTTTTCgcttgaaaatttgattgatgCCATAAACTTTATGCTTGAACCCAAG GTAAAACAGAGGGCTGTGGAACTGTCGAAGGCCATAGGAAGCGAAGATGGCGTAGAAGGTGCAGTGAAGGCTTTCCAcaaacattttcatcaaagtaGATCTCTGATTGTCTCAAATACTAAACGTGGCTTTTCTGTTAGACGCCTTCTCCATATGTCTTGA